ACTTGTCAGATCGTCTGTCCGAAGAATAGGGGGAAATCATGGAACCATCGGCCTGAGCTGCAGCCTGATCCAGAGACGGTGAAGCCGCTGCTGTTGCCGATTCTCGATCTGAGCAACCGGGAGTTCAAGGAGCGATTCGGAAGCAGTGCAGCCGCATGGCGCGGCAAGAAGCCGATTCAGAGGAATGCACTGATCGGGCTTGGCAACTTCAAGGATCGCACTGCGGTACCGAAGATTGTAGAGGTAATGCTTAAGGATCCGCGCCCTGTCATAAGGGGGACAGCGGCTTGGGCTTTGAGTCGCATAGGTGGTCAGGAAGCATTGGAAGGTGTGCGGCGCGCGCTTGCTGTTGAACAGGATGAGGAAGTCATCCAGCGGCTTCATCGTGCCGAGCAGAAGTTGCAGGAGCCGGAGGGAGTTAATCTCAATTGATTTGTGCTTAAAGTCGGCGGGTCGTTGACCGATATTTCTTTATGAGGGTTAAGTAAATTAAAGATATAGTCAGCGACAATATGGAACGGCTACCGAGGGGGATAATCATGAGATTTATAAGTGTTGAGGACATTGAGCCCGGACAGATACTAGGAAGAACCGTATATTCCGCGAATGGAACAGTGCTGCTGTCGGAGGATATTCAGCTTACGGTTTATATGATCAATACTTTGAAACGGGTTGGTGTCACTATGCTATACATCAAGGATCCCGGATTCGAGGATATTGAAATAGAGGATGTACTTAGTGAGCCAACGAAGCAGGCTATGTTCAGGGATATGAGCGAGACAATGGAAGCGATTCGATCCGGTAAGGACTGGAGTCCACGCAAGATAGGCGTCGCTGTGGACTCACTTCTGACAGATGTTCTGAACAATAAAGAGGTGATGATCCAGCTTACCGATATTCGCACTAATGATAATGCTGGATATATGCATGGGGTGAATGTCGCTTTGCTGTCAACCATGATCGGTCTGAATTTAGGCCTGAATTACTCACAATTGAAGGATCTAGCTATTGGTGCGCTGCTTCACGATATTGGGAAATCTGTACCTTTGCCGGAAGGGGCAGATGTGGAGAGCATGAAGAATCATCATACCTGGCGTGGATTTGAGATATTGAAGAACAAGCGTGATTTTAATCTGATGATTGCCCATACGGCACTGCAGCATCATGAGCGCCTGAATGGTAGCGGACTGCCGCGTGGTCTGGATGAAAGCCATATTCATCTGTATCCGAAAATTGTAGCTGTCGCCAATATGTACGATAATCTGATCGCTGGTAGCGAAGGGAGCGGAGGTCGTCCGCTGCTCCCCCATGAGGCTTGTGAAAGACTGATGGCTTGCTCTGAGCAAGAGCTGGATCATGATGCGCTTGTGGAGTTCACGAGGATTGTGTCCGTCTATCCCAACGGCTCATCGGTACGGCTGTCCACGAAGGAGATCGGCGTCGTTGTTCGTCAGCATCGAGGTCTGCCGGGCAGGCCGGTCATTCGCATCGTTCACGGAACGAATGAAGCGATGGAAGTGAAGGAAGTGGACCTTGCTACAGAGACTACCACTTTTATTGAAGCGGTTTTGGCTTGAATACTGCAGTGGCGGAATGCTATTATATGTTGAGTAACTCTAGTTATGCATGAGGTACATGATGAAATTTGAAGATTGGGTACGGGGGGAGTCCAGGAGTGAATATTGTAATTCCTATTATTACTTTAATCGTTGGTTTGATCGGCGGCTTTGCGATCGGCGTCTTCTATCTGAAGAACCAGCTTTCGAAGATGCAGAATGATCCGCAAATGCTACAAAAGATGGCCAAGCAGATGGGCTACAATCTGAATAACAAGCAGATGCAGCGCGCGCAGCAAATGATGAAGAACCAGCCGCCGGCTGTAACTGGGAAGAAGAAAAAGAAGTAGAACAAACGGCCCCAGGCCTAGCAATACAGTGACGCAGTAACTCAGCAACTCAGTATCTCTACGGGTCAGTGAAGTTGAAATATTGTATTTTTACTTGACCCGTAGGATCGGGGTAAGCTAGAGCCATTTACATCTAGTCTACCGAGGGCTAACAAGGCTTGAGTCAATGCGCATTAAGCATTTAGTTGATTGGATTGAAAGGAGGAGGCGCTAAATGTCAGGATTAAAGGATTATGTAAATACGCATGTTGGTGAGAATCGGGAAAAGGTTGAATACCATGTTCGTGAAATTTTGAAGCTAATTGGTGAAGATGTTGAGCGGGAAGGGCTTATTGAGACACCGGCCCGTGTCGCCCGAATGTATGAGGAGATCTTTGCGGGGTATGAGATAGATCCTCGCGATGTACTGGGAGTAACCTTCGAAGAGGATCATGAGGAACTGGTCATCGTCAAAGATATCGTATATTTCAGTCAATGTGAGCACCACATGGCGCCTTTCTTCGGCAAGGCACATATAGGTTATATTCCAAGTGGGAGAATTGCTGGACTTAGTAAGTTAGCCCGGCTGGTGGAAGCGGTGACCCGTAGACTGCAGGTTCAGGAGCGGATTACTTCGCAAATTGCCGACATCTTGGAAGAAGTACTTGAACCGCAAGGTGTGATCGTTGTCGTCGAGGGCGAGCATATGTGTATGTGTGCCCGCGGTGTGAAGAAGCCAGGCAGCAAGACGATCACTTCGGCGGTAAGAGGTACCTTCCGTACCGATGCTGCTTCTAGAGCAGAGTTTTTATCTCTAATTAAAGAATAATAGATTTTGGTAATCAATCCTTCAGTATATCCGTCCGACAGCGAATGAACGCTGCTGGAACGGTATGCTGGAGGATTTTTTGTATTTTTGAGGAGCCTACATAATCTATAGCAATGAAAAAAAGGCAGCCGCTAGAAGGGCTGCCATTTCAATTTCTTCGCTTGCTCGAACCGCTTGGCGACCGCTGGCCAGTAGACGACATTCCACCAATCCTCGATATATTTGGGACGTTCATTCTGATGCTTCAGATAGTAGGCATGCTCCCATACGTCCAGAACGAGCAGCGGAACGACATCCCATTGGGTCAGATTCTGATGCTTCTCGGCTGTGAGTATCTCCAATCGGTGGCTGCGTGGGCTCCAGACTAGGATCGCCCAACCGCCGCCTTCCACCTTCTCGGCTGCCTTCGAGAATTGATTCTTGAAGGCATCATAGCTGCCAAAATCACGCTTGATATATTCTAACAGCTCTCCTTCTGGTCTGCCGCCACCATTTGGATTCATACTATCCCAGAAGATCGTATGCAGATAATGTCCGGCACCATTGAAGGCGAGTTCCCGTTCCCAATGCTTTACGAGATCGAAATTGCCTGATTTCCGTGCATCCTGCAACTTTTTCTCGGCTGTATTCAGACCGTCTACATAGGATTTGTGATGGATATCGTGGTGGATGCGCATTGTCTTCTCATCGATATGAGGTTCCAGAGCATTATAAGCGTAGGGTAGCGGCGGTAACGTATGTTTGCCAATTGGGACGGGACGGTCTTTATCGCTTGGCGGATCAGCGGGATTAGCCGGATGTGCTTGATTAGGCGAGATCATTGGGTTAGCGGAATTCACCAGGTTGCCATCACTTTGTTCCTTGCGGATATCAGAAGAGACGGCAGCTTCGGATACGCTGGCAGTAACATCATTGTTTTCTTTGTCGTCATGGTTAGGGTTATTTTCTGGAGAAATAGAGATGTCCGCTTGTAGATTTTGCTCATTAGCGTGAATTTCAGGTCTGGGGCCAGCCGTATACTCTGCTGAGGAGTAGGGATCGTTGGGAGATTTATTGTCCATCATATGAGCGGGATGGTGTGGGGCATTTAGGCTTTGGGCCTTCAGCAGGTAATGTTCCGATTCTTGGATGACGTGTCGTAGTAAGGCCTGTGCATGTGGGTTGGACTGTACAGCAGCACTGTGATCGAGAATATAGTGTAGCTGCCTGATGAACTCATTCGATTGGCGGCAGGAGACATCAAGCAGCTTCTCGACCTCTTTCAAGAAATGGGGGTATGAGGTAGCATTGGTGTTGCTCAAAGCATGATGCAATAGACGGCTTGCTTCCTCCTCCGTCCCTCGGAATACACAGTTCCATTCGTCAAGTAGTTTGACGTATTCCGGTTCCAGTCCAGGAATAGCCGCTTTAATTAATTGCGTGTTCCTGGCTTCCTGGCGCTTCCAGCAGTAGATCTCTTCCAGAATACGCACAGGCAGATAGGGGCCATAAATGGATAGCATTCATTAACCTCCTCGGTCGTATGTCGTTATACTTAGTGTATTACCGAGGCAGGTTGGCCTATACTATAAAATCCTACGGATTGGACATAGAGTAGTAGTTCAAAAGAGCCGAAAACCGGCCTTTTTGGACATGTACTAAGGGTTGCTGGAGCCCATAGAGGCTTCAACACGACCAAGGAAGCTTGAGACAAGACGCAAGTACTCCTTCGGATGCTCGCGGAAAATCAACTCATGATGAGAATCTTTGACGATCCATACATCTGAAATGGGGTTCGTCTGGTTCTCGGCTAATTGTTCAGCGATCGGGTAAGGAGCCTTATCGTCTTTGGTGCCGTGTACGAACAGAATTGGGAACGGATAGTCCTCCGTCTTGACCGCTTGATACGGGATTTGCCGCAGACTTGTACCATTCAGCACGGGCAGCAGCAGCCCGATAATCTCCAGAGAAGGATGGCGTGGTAAATCGATATGCTGTCGAATGTTATGATACATCGTATCTGGCTCAAGCAGGAAAGTGCTATCCAGTATCATGGCATCGATATCTTTGCTATAAAGTGCAGCCTGCAGCGCTGTACCGGCTCCCATGGAGAAGCCCCAGACGATGAGCTCATCGCCTCCATGCTGCTTGGCATATTGGATTGCTCCTAGCAGCTGCTGGGCTTCTTTTTTTCCACCAGTCGCAACTTCTTTGCTGCCCCCAGCGGCAAATCCATAATCGAACATAAGGACATTAAAATTCAAACGATGGGCATAGTGGGCGAGATCGTACATCGGAATCCAGCTCTCCTCCCGATTCGCGCCATAGCCGTGACTGAACACAATTGTCTTACGTGAAGAATCCGCAGGTATATACCAGCCTTGCATCATCCGGCTGCCATCCGCAGCGGGGAAGGAGATATTGTAGTAATCCAGATTCTTGGCGAGCTTCGGGTTGGAGTATAGTGGGGCCACTGTCGGATTGGACAACACCCAAGCGATGAACCCGTGCAGAGCAACAAAGCAGAAGATTAGGAAGAAGATAATGGACAGTAACAGAGCGACGATAATATTCTTAAGACTAATCCGTTTCGATTTATACACGGAAGAGTCGGGGCTGATCCAATCAGGCTGCAGAGGAAGATCGTTGCGATTTGATAATTTCATGGATGCTCCTCCTCATCTAAGAATAAATTTTTAATTATTATATGTCAGGTTGTAAGCAAACGCTTTCTACGTAAATCTAATTCTCTTAAAGTTGTAATTCTATCGAAATTCCAAGCTGTCGTCAAAGATCGTGTCGAAAAAAGATGATTTATGAAAAAAACTATGAAAATATCGTACGGCTACCTATTCAGATTGTCAATGCATGAGGGGCAATTTATAGCCTTATCATTGACGAAAATGATGGTTTTCTCATATAATTTATGTAACTGAGTTTCATATAGTGAAACGTAAGGGGAGGAGATTCCGGTATGGAAGATCGGAAATTAACAGTACGCGCCGTAGAACGGGCGCTTGACATATTGATGTGCTTCACAAAGAAAGATGACCTTGGGTTAACAGAAATTGCCGCGGAAATTGACCTGCATAAGAGCACGGTGCACCGCTTACTGAATACCCTTGAGGAGAAGGGATTCGTAGTCCGCAATACGTCTACCGAGAAGTACAGATTAGGCCTGAAAATATGGGAGTTGTCCGCGCATCTGTCGCATAATGATGATCCGGCAGTTCTGCTTCTTCCGCAAATGGAGCAGCTCCGCGATCGCCTTGGTGAGACGGTAAGCTTATACTTGCGGGACGGAACCGATCGTTTGCGCATTCAGGCGGTACAGAGTAATCAGGCTATTCGCAGGGTTGCTCCAGTTGGGGCTAGATTGCCGCTGTTCGTCGGCGCCTCCAGTAAGGTCTTGGTGGCCTATGCGGATGAAACGGTTGTTCAGGCTGTTCAGAACAGCCCTGATTGGCCCACCTCCGTGGACCGTGATGCGTATGTGCAGCAATTGCAGGAGATTCGCGAGCAGGGCTATGCTATCAGCTATGAGGAACGTGAGCCCGGGGCTTCAGCGGTCGCAGCTCCGATCTTTGATCGGAACGGCAAAATTGCCGCAGCTCTATCTTTATCCGGTCCGGTCAGCCGCTTGAATCCGCAGAATTTGCATGAGTATGGTCCGATATTGATCGAGGCGGCCAGAGATATGGGGATGATGATTCATCTCGGTTAACTCGATCCTTCTCGGCGCTGAAAGTCTGACTTTGTAAACATGCACTAATATAACAAATCGCGAGTCTCCTGGCCAGAATAAGGCCATGCAGACTCGCGATTTTTTTGTTATAAGATTATTTGAATTCTTGAATCCAGGTGGCAATATCGTCGACGATGTTCTCCGATACATTGGATGGCTGGATATATTCAGCTCCAATTGAGACCCCCTGGTATGAGATTAATAGATGATTCACATTCGGATAAGATTTGAACTTCACATCTTTACGATCCTTCAAGGCAGTCTTCCAGTCCTCGAATTGCTTCATCGGTACCTGCCAGTCATTCTCTCCTTGTAGAATCAGTATCGGGATGCTCTGGCTCTTGGCGAGCTCAGCCGGAACATAGTTCTTCTGCTCGAACCACCAGTACGCAGGCTGCAACGGGAACTGCTCCGGCATATGATCCACTGTATACTGCGGATCATTTACGATGTTGGCAAGCGCAATATACTGAGCGGCCTGCTGCTCATATGGAGCAGCATCGATTCCAAGCTGCTTGACGCGCTGAACGAGCTCCTGTTGTTGTTCAGCCAGTACATCAGCAAACTTGCCGCTTGGTCCAGAGATAACCACGGTTCCCGCTACATTATGGCCTTTGTCCTCAGCGACCAGCAGAGGGATCGCGTACCCGCCTTGGCTATGGCCAGCAACGAAAATCCGTGAAGTATCGATGCTTGCATTGCCCTTGAGCATTTGTACCGCAGCTAATGCATCGTCAACACTCTCTTGCTTCATCGTAAATTTCGGGTTCGTGGCTACTTTGAAGGAATGCTCATAGGTCACCTTGTCATAACGTAATACCG
The window above is part of the Paenibacillus lutimineralis genome. Proteins encoded here:
- a CDS encoding HD-GYP domain-containing protein → MRFISVEDIEPGQILGRTVYSANGTVLLSEDIQLTVYMINTLKRVGVTMLYIKDPGFEDIEIEDVLSEPTKQAMFRDMSETMEAIRSGKDWSPRKIGVAVDSLLTDVLNNKEVMIQLTDIRTNDNAGYMHGVNVALLSTMIGLNLGLNYSQLKDLAIGALLHDIGKSVPLPEGADVESMKNHHTWRGFEILKNKRDFNLMIAHTALQHHERLNGSGLPRGLDESHIHLYPKIVAVANMYDNLIAGSEGSGGRPLLPHEACERLMACSEQELDHDALVEFTRIVSVYPNGSSVRLSTKEIGVVVRQHRGLPGRPVIRIVHGTNEAMEVKEVDLATETTTFIEAVLA
- a CDS encoding YneF family protein, which translates into the protein MNIVIPIITLIVGLIGGFAIGVFYLKNQLSKMQNDPQMLQKMAKQMGYNLNNKQMQRAQQMMKNQPPAVTGKKKKK
- the folE gene encoding GTP cyclohydrolase I FolE, with amino-acid sequence MSGLKDYVNTHVGENREKVEYHVREILKLIGEDVEREGLIETPARVARMYEEIFAGYEIDPRDVLGVTFEEDHEELVIVKDIVYFSQCEHHMAPFFGKAHIGYIPSGRIAGLSKLARLVEAVTRRLQVQERITSQIADILEEVLEPQGVIVVVEGEHMCMCARGVKKPGSKTITSAVRGTFRTDAASRAEFLSLIKE
- a CDS encoding Fe-Mn family superoxide dismutase, encoding MLSIYGPYLPVRILEEIYCWKRQEARNTQLIKAAIPGLEPEYVKLLDEWNCVFRGTEEEASRLLHHALSNTNATSYPHFLKEVEKLLDVSCRQSNEFIRQLHYILDHSAAVQSNPHAQALLRHVIQESEHYLLKAQSLNAPHHPAHMMDNKSPNDPYSSAEYTAGPRPEIHANEQNLQADISISPENNPNHDDKENNDVTASVSEAAVSSDIRKEQSDGNLVNSANPMISPNQAHPANPADPPSDKDRPVPIGKHTLPPLPYAYNALEPHIDEKTMRIHHDIHHKSYVDGLNTAEKKLQDARKSGNFDLVKHWERELAFNGAGHYLHTIFWDSMNPNGGGRPEGELLEYIKRDFGSYDAFKNQFSKAAEKVEGGGWAILVWSPRSHRLEILTAEKHQNLTQWDVVPLLVLDVWEHAYYLKHQNERPKYIEDWWNVVYWPAVAKRFEQAKKLKWQPF
- a CDS encoding alpha/beta hydrolase is translated as MKLSNRNDLPLQPDWISPDSSVYKSKRISLKNIIVALLLSIIFFLIFCFVALHGFIAWVLSNPTVAPLYSNPKLAKNLDYYNISFPAADGSRMMQGWYIPADSSRKTIVFSHGYGANREESWIPMYDLAHYAHRLNFNVLMFDYGFAAGGSKEVATGGKKEAQQLLGAIQYAKQHGGDELIVWGFSMGAGTALQAALYSKDIDAMILDSTFLLEPDTMYHNIRQHIDLPRHPSLEIIGLLLPVLNGTSLRQIPYQAVKTEDYPFPILFVHGTKDDKAPYPIAEQLAENQTNPISDVWIVKDSHHELIFREHPKEYLRLVSSFLGRVEASMGSSNP
- a CDS encoding IclR family transcriptional regulator yields the protein MEDRKLTVRAVERALDILMCFTKKDDLGLTEIAAEIDLHKSTVHRLLNTLEEKGFVVRNTSTEKYRLGLKIWELSAHLSHNDDPAVLLLPQMEQLRDRLGETVSLYLRDGTDRLRIQAVQSNQAIRRVAPVGARLPLFVGASSKVLVAYADETVVQAVQNSPDWPTSVDRDAYVQQLQEIREQGYAISYEEREPGASAVAAPIFDRNGKIAAALSLSGPVSRLNPQNLHEYGPILIEAARDMGMMIHLG